In the genome of Thermosphaera aggregans DSM 11486, one region contains:
- a CDS encoding DMT family transporter, which produces MLPMIYGLIAGVFWGFNPVVIKKYGEGLDTVTVNGVRAFYAFLLTLIIMFATASAYEADSTGLLIIFLSALFGPFFGDIFYVKAIRGIGGGNAITIGYMYVFVAEFISILFLGEALDIHILIGTLVAVFGIGLIYRGYGSISSRREYLSAFLTAVFWGLSTIFSRLATLHGDPLLLTVVRNLCVFILASSIRGPRVVRESFSRTGFIIGFLAGGLSFGLGMALFIKALSMGGVQVSTLSTLIAPVVGRILSIIVNGEKPGLNGIVGTLAVVLGLSIGFLKTIF; this is translated from the coding sequence ATGCTACCGATGATTTACGGATTGATTGCCGGGGTTTTCTGGGGGTTTAACCCTGTGGTGATTAAAAAGTATGGGGAAGGATTGGATACTGTAACGGTTAACGGTGTCCGAGCTTTCTACGCCTTTCTACTTACATTGATTATCATGTTCGCAACGGCTTCCGCGTACGAGGCGGACTCTACAGGTTTACTTATAATATTTCTTAGTGCCTTATTCGGTCCATTTTTCGGCGATATTTTTTACGTAAAAGCCATTAGAGGCATAGGCGGCGGGAACGCTATAACCATAGGTTACATGTATGTTTTCGTGGCAGAATTCATCTCTATTTTATTTCTGGGCGAAGCCCTTGATATCCACATTTTGATAGGAACCCTGGTTGCGGTTTTCGGCATAGGCTTAATATACAGGGGTTATGGAAGCATCTCTAGCAGGAGGGAATACTTATCGGCTTTTCTTACAGCAGTTTTCTGGGGGTTAAGTACTATTTTCTCAAGGCTTGCCACATTGCACGGTGACCCTCTTTTACTAACCGTGGTGAGGAACTTGTGTGTTTTCATTCTAGCATCAAGTATTAGGGGGCCGCGTGTTGTTCGAGAATCATTTTCTCGAACAGGATTTATCATTGGCTTTTTGGCGGGAGGGTTAAGCTTTGGATTAGGAATGGCTTTGTTCATTAAAGCCTTAAGCATGGGAGGGGTCCAGGTTTCAACGCTTTCCACGTTAATAGCTCCTGTTGTTGGGAGGATACTCTCTATAATAGTCAATGGTGAGAAGCCTGGTTTAAACGGTATTGTTGGAACACTTGCCGTAGTTCTTGGATTAAGTATTGGTTTTCTGAAAACTATTTTTTAA